The DNA sequence TGAGCTGCCGGTggcaaaaatataaaagaagatGCTGTGCTTGAGCAGCAAtcttcaaaagaaaaataaggacGCGTAGAGCGCGATAAGAGAGGGCGCATAGAGCACGATAAGAAAGAGGGCACGTAGAGCGCAATAAGAGTGCAGATGGAACTGCTAAAACAGAATACAGACGAAACTGTCGGAAGAAAGGAGGCGCAGACGGAATTGTTGGTAAAGAACCGGGGTAACCAAAACTGGGGTAGGATTTTCACTTGGATGCATTTAACAAAGATTGGTTGGATCTTGAACTGAATTAGAAAATTGATTATTCATTGTGAGAGGAGATTGAAAATGAAGCATGGTGATTTCTCAACGAAAAGATGATAACTTATATATCCTCCTCAAGGAGGATACCAAGGCCCTGATACCATAATAAAATTGttaaagaatagaaaaagaataaattaagaaatttaattgattgttgattgattgaattgtACTGAAGTAAAGTTAAATTAGGATAATTAATCAACCTAgacaattaattaatcataaacCTTGCTCTAATAAGCATCATCATCAAGAACAGGCAACGGAAACTTGAGAATGGCGGCAATACCGGTGAGTTGCTACAACTGCTCTGCCAGAACATGCATGGAAGAGTACACTAAAGCGTCCCCACCACTATCCTTAACCGCCTTCACCAAACAACCGTACCTCTTCCTTGTGGCAACCTCATCGCTCCGATACAGCTCATCACTGATTAGAAGCGTTTCAATGGCTCCCATCTCCTGAGCACTCTCCACGATCTTCAGTCCGTAGCAAGCGCGATCCGAGTCACTCGAAACCATGTCCCAAACCTTCCTCAGTGCCCTAATCTGCAACCCCACCTTGCTGTCCTTCATAAGGTTCATCACCGTGCTTTCTCCCAAAAGATCCTTCAAATCGCCGTTGCAACCACCACCAGCAGTCACCACGATCCTTCCTATGTTCTCTTCTACGCTtctcatcttcatcctctttgcCTCCGATATCATAAACCTTCGAAACTCGTCCTTTTTCGAATCCTCGCTTGCGATTATAGTGTTCTTAACCTTGTTCAGATCCACGTGCTTTATGAACGCCGCGAAAACCTCACGGAAGAACACGTTCTTAGTGTTTGAAGAAGGAGATGAAGATGAATACTTTCTTCCTCCAgtattcgaagaagaggtttcAACCTTGGAAACCATGGCAGTTACGCCTTTTCCAATCAGATAAATCTCAGCATGGTCTTGTTGAAAGAGAGTTACTGCGAATTCCGCGTCGGGACAAACTTCGTGGTTCTCTCGTTCCTGGAGAGCCTCGACGACGTCGTGCTTCCAGACCTTCTTGTGGAGCTCGAAGGATTTGTTGCACTCCAACGTGAGGGTGTGGAAGGATCCGACGGCGACGTAACCGTTGGGCTCGAGGTTGCGGCCTTGGATGCGAAGGGTGGAAGAGTCCTTGTCGAAGTCGCGGCAGGTGACCTTGAGGTGGACGGAGAGCCTGACACGTGAGGCGGTGGTGTTCTTGCCGTCGTTGAGTTGGTGGTGGACCTTCCGGGAGGTATCGGCCGTGACGTAATCGCCGGGGTTGATGATGTTGTAGAGGATCCATAGGTCGTCGGATTTTTCAGGGATTATGGTCACTCTTCCCATTTGGTTCACTGTGAAATCTTTTTCCTTCAGTGTCATTCTTCCTTCTTTGCTTAGCTCATAATTTCTAGTGAATATTGGAACTTTTTTTTGCTGAATAATATGTAGTGTGAACTATGAGgataaaactaaatatatatagagtatTGTTCTATGAAAGATGA is a window from the Arachis stenosperma cultivar V10309 chromosome 3, arast.V10309.gnm1.PFL2, whole genome shotgun sequence genome containing:
- the LOC130968523 gene encoding protein PELOTA 1-like translates to MTLKEKDFTVNQMGRVTIIPEKSDDLWILYNIINPGDYVTADTSRKVHHQLNDGKNTTASRVRLSVHLKVTCRDFDKDSSTLRIQGRNLEPNGYVAVGSFHTLTLECNKSFELHKKVWKHDVVEALQERENHEVCPDAEFAVTLFQQDHAEIYLIGKGVTAMVSKVETSSSNTGGRKYSSSSPSSNTKNVFFREVFAAFIKHVDLNKVKNTIIASEDSKKDEFRRFMISEAKRMKMRSVEENIGRIVVTAGGGCNGDLKDLLGESTVMNLMKDSKVGLQIRALRKVWDMVSSDSDRACYGLKIVESAQEMGAIETLLISDELYRSDEVATRKRYGCLVKAVKDSGGDALVYSSMHVLAEQL